GAAAATGAGAAACGCGACGCCATCAAGCTGATTGAGGCGGGGAAACCCTTGCCGGAAAAGTACCGGTTTTTACTGTTTGACGACGACCGGGAGGTGGAGTTGCTCTGGAACGGCAAGACCAGTGAGGTCTGCAATGTGGTGCTGCCCTTTCAGGTGATCGAGCAGGTGGATGAGCCGCGACCGGAGAAGAGCAGAAAGATGCAGTTGAGTCTCTTTGATATCGACCACCGGGGACGGCAGCTTGCGGGCTGGACCAACAAGCTGATCTGGGGTGACAACAAACTGATTCTCTCCTCGCTTAAGAACGGGCCGCTGCGGGAGGAGATCGAAAGCCAAGGCGGCATCAAGCTGATCTACATCGACCCGCCCTTTGACGTGGGGGCGGATTTTTCCATGGATATCGAGATCGGCGGCGACACCTTTACCAAGCGGCCCAGCGTCCTGGAGGAACTGGCCTACCGGGATACCTGGGGCAAGGGGGCCGACTCATTCATTGCCATGATCTACGAACGGCTGGTGTTGATGCGGGATCTACTGGCCGAGGATGGCAGTATCTATGTGCATTGTGACTGGCGGGTGAATAGTCATATTCGGCTTGTGATGGATGAGGTGTTTGGCACAACAAATTTCATTAATGAGATAACATGGAAACGTGCACATACGGTAAAAGGCAACATTGGCCAAGGCAGTAAATATATGGGCGCAAACACTGATACCATATTTGCTTACGCAAAATCATCGGCTTATACCTTCAACAATGTATTTCTTCCCTATTCAGATGAGTATATAAACTCGTTTTTTAAATACACAGATCACGAAACAGGAAGAAGATATAGGCTCGTAAGTATGATAGGTCCCGGTGGTGCGGCGAAAGGTAATCCTAGATATGAGATAATGGGAATTACCAGGTATTGGCGTTACAGTGAAACTACAATGAAAGAATTAATGGCCAAGAATCTTATCGTTCAAACCTCGCCCGGAACTGTTCCTCAAAAAAAACAATACTTGGATGACGGTGCTGGTGTTTCAATACAATCATTATGGGACAATATTACTGGAATTGGGGCATCGTCAAATCAAGGGACTGGCTACCCAACCCAAAAGCCCGAAGCCCTCCTCGAACGAATCATCAAGGCCTCCTCCAACGAAAACGACATCGTTGCCGATTTCTTCTGTGGCTCCGGCACCACTGCGGCTGTGGCCGAAAAATTGGGCCGCAAGTGGATCGTCTCCGACCTCGGTAAATTCGCCATCCACACCACCAGAAAACGGCTGATCGGCGTTCAGCGTCAGTTGAAGAATGACAAGAAAGACTGGCGGGCCTTTGAGATCTTGAATCTTGGCAAGTACGAACGCCAGCACTATATCGGAGTCAACGCCAACCTGCGCGAAGAGGAAAAACAACAGCAGCTTGCCGCCAAGGAAAAGCATTTTCTCGATCTGATTCTCCACGCCTTCCGGGCCGAACCGGTGGATAATTTCAATTGCTTCCATGGCAAGAAGGCCGGGCGGATGGTGGCCATCGGCCCGGTGAACCTGCCGGTGACCCGGCTCTTTGTCGAGGAGGTCATTCTTGAATGCCGCCAGAAACGTATCTCCCGGGTGGATGTGCTGGCCTTTGAATTTGAGATGGGGTTGTTCCCCAATATCCAGGAGGAGGCCAAGGACAAGGGTATTGATCTGGCCATGAAGTACATCCCTCGTGATGTGTTCGACAAACGAGCGGTGGAAAAGAACCAGGTGGTCTTTCACGATGTCTCTTATATCGAGGTCAAACCCCATATCAAGAAAAACAGCATCGCCGTTGAACTGACCGATTTCTCGGTCTTCTACTCCCAGGATTCCATCGACCATGTGGCGGCGACGCTTGCCAACGGCAAGAACAAGGTGGTGGTTGAGCAGGGCCAGATAGTGAAAGTGATCAAGGACAAAAACGGCGTGGTTACCCGCGAGGTGCTGACCGGCCATTGGACCGACTGGATCGATTACTGGTCGGTGGACTTTGACTTTGAATCCAAACGGGAGCTCATCACCCTCAAAAATGAAGAAACCGGCGAATTGGAGGAACACTGGACCGGCGACTTTATCTTCGAAAACGAGTGGCAGGCCTTCCGCACCAAGAAAGACCGCAGCCTGGAACTGCAGACCCCGTTCCATGAATGTGTCAAGGGCCGCTACAAGGTGGCGGTGAAGGTGGTGGATATCTTCGGCAACGACACCATGAAGATTGTCGGGGTGACGATATGAATACCGCCAAGGTCCACGCCCTGGTCAGCCAAGGCGAAGGGGTGCGTGTCGAATTCAAGACCTGCCGGACGGCACTGAATAGAGATGTCTACGAAACAGTATGCGCCTTCCTGAACCGTTCCGGCGGTGAGTTGCTTCTTGGTGTGGCCGATGACGGGACCGTTACCGGCATCGACGATGCTCATGTCAGGCAGATAAAAACCGATTTTATCACGGCAGTCAATAATCCACAGAAGATCAGCCCTTCCTGCTATCTCTCGCTCGAAGAGATCACGATCGACAACACGAAGATCCTGTACATCTATGTTCCGGAAAGCTCCCAGGTGCATCGCTGTAATGGGAAAATATTCGACCGGAACGAGGACGGCGATTTCGATATTACCGGCAATAACGCCCTGGTGTCCGATCTTTTTCTGCGCAAACAGACCAGCTATTCGGAAAACAGAATCTATCCGTACGTCACCCTTGGCGATCTGCGGGATGATATCATCGCCAGGGTTAGAAAACTGGCCGGCATACAGCGTCCGGGACACCCCTGGTTGGAGATGGACGATTCCGAACTGTTGCAAAGTTCCCAGCTCTTTCGGAAGGATTATCAAACCGGTAAGGAAGGGTTTACCTTGGCGGCGGTGCTCTTATTCGGTAACGACGACGTAATCCTTTCCGTGCTGCCCCATTTCCGCACCGATGCGATTGTCCGCCGGGAAAACCTGGATCGCTATGATGACAGGGACGACATCCGGACAAATCTGATCGACAGCTATGACCGGCTCATGGCCTTTGCGGAAAAACATCTGCCGGACAAATTTTACCTGGAGCGTGACCAGCGGATCAGCATCCGAGACCATATTTTTCGGGAAGTGGCAGGAAACATCCTGATCCATCGGGAATACCTGAACCCCTTCCCGGCCAAGTTCATCATCGAGCGACACCGGGTCTATACGGAAAACAGCAATAAACCCCATGGGCACGGTCCCATCAGCCCCATAGACTTTTCCCCGTTCCCCAAAAATCCGGTTATCGCCAAGGTATTCAAGGAAATAGGCCGGGCCGATGAACTGGGTTCAGGGGTCAGAAAACTCTTCAAGTACGGCAGGATTTATTCCGGGGCCGACCCGCAGCTTTTGGAAGAAGACATCTTCAAGATCATTATTCCTCTGTCCACGCAAGACACCGCGCAAGACACCGCGCAAGACACCGCGCATGACACCGCGCAAGCCGAGCGGATTCCGGAGATCTTGGAATTTTGCCTTAGTCCGAGGACGAGAGAAGAGATTCAGGCGTTGATCGGCATCAGTCATCGGGAATATTTCCGCAAAGAAATTCTGACCCCTCTACTGGAGCAAGGCTTGCTGCATCCGACCATTCCCGACAAACTGACCAGTCCGAAACAGAGATATTACTCCGGGCCTCCAAAATATGAGGAAGAAAAGAATGCCACCGAATTCGCTGGCATTACCAACCTGGCCGAGATGAAAAATTCGGAGGGTAAACAGTAATGGCCATCCACCCCGACTTTCCCTTCTCCCCCTACGTGATCCTGTCTCCTGATGTCCGCTGGTTCCCGGCTGACGAGGTCTTAAGAGAATCGAGTTATGAAAAACTGCTTCCCCCCCTGGTGCATGCCTTGCGCCGGAAGGTCAAGGCCTGGCGTGAAAGCGGATATGAAGGGGCAGCAGACACCAGC
The window above is part of the Desulfobulbaceae bacterium genome. Proteins encoded here:
- a CDS encoding AAA family ATPase, giving the protein MNTAKVHALVSQGEGVRVEFKTCRTALNRDVYETVCAFLNRSGGELLLGVADDGTVTGIDDAHVRQIKTDFITAVNNPQKISPSCYLSLEEITIDNTKILYIYVPESSQVHRCNGKIFDRNEDGDFDITGNNALVSDLFLRKQTSYSENRIYPYVTLGDLRDDIIARVRKLAGIQRPGHPWLEMDDSELLQSSQLFRKDYQTGKEGFTLAAVLLFGNDDVILSVLPHFRTDAIVRRENLDRYDDRDDIRTNLIDSYDRLMAFAEKHLPDKFYLERDQRISIRDHIFREVAGNILIHREYLNPFPAKFIIERHRVYTENSNKPHGHGPISPIDFSPFPKNPVIAKVFKEIGRADELGSGVRKLFKYGRIYSGADPQLLEEDIFKIIIPLSTQDTAQDTAQDTAHDTAQAERIPEILEFCLSPRTREEIQALIGISHREYFRKEILTPLLEQGLLHPTIPDKLTSPKQRYYSGPPKYEEEKNATEFAGITNLAEMKNSEGKQ
- a CDS encoding site-specific DNA-methyltransferase gives rise to the protein MKLTENEKRDAIKLIEAGKPLPEKYRFLLFDDDREVELLWNGKTSEVCNVVLPFQVIEQVDEPRPEKSRKMQLSLFDIDHRGRQLAGWTNKLIWGDNKLILSSLKNGPLREEIESQGGIKLIYIDPPFDVGADFSMDIEIGGDTFTKRPSVLEELAYRDTWGKGADSFIAMIYERLVLMRDLLAEDGSIYVHCDWRVNSHIRLVMDEVFGTTNFINEITWKRAHTVKGNIGQGSKYMGANTDTIFAYAKSSAYTFNNVFLPYSDEYINSFFKYTDHETGRRYRLVSMIGPGGAAKGNPRYEIMGITRYWRYSETTMKELMAKNLIVQTSPGTVPQKKQYLDDGAGVSIQSLWDNITGIGASSNQGTGYPTQKPEALLERIIKASSNENDIVADFFCGSGTTAAVAEKLGRKWIVSDLGKFAIHTTRKRLIGVQRQLKNDKKDWRAFEILNLGKYERQHYIGVNANLREEEKQQQLAAKEKHFLDLILHAFRAEPVDNFNCFHGKKAGRMVAIGPVNLPVTRLFVEEVILECRQKRISRVDVLAFEFEMGLFPNIQEEAKDKGIDLAMKYIPRDVFDKRAVEKNQVVFHDVSYIEVKPHIKKNSIAVELTDFSVFYSQDSIDHVAATLANGKNKVVVEQGQIVKVIKDKNGVVTREVLTGHWTDWIDYWSVDFDFESKRELITLKNEETGELEEHWTGDFIFENEWQAFRTKKDRSLELQTPFHECVKGRYKVAVKVVDIFGNDTMKIVGVTI